The Streptomyces cathayae DNA segment CCGCGCGTACGAGCTCGGCCTGCAGCGCCGCTTCACCATGGCCGGCACCGGTCACATGCTGGGCCTGGACGTCCACGACTGCGCGCAGGCCCGCACGGAGGACTACGTCGACGGTGTGCTGGAGCCGGGCATGTGCCTGACCGTCGAGCCGGGCCTGTATTTCCAGGCGGACGACCTGACGGTGCCCGAGGAGTGGCGCGGCATCGGCGTCCGGATCGAGGACGACCTGGTCGTCACCGACGACGGCCACGAGAACCTGTCGGCGGCCCTGCCACGCGCCGCGGACGAGGTCGAGGCGTGGATGGCACGCTTCTCCGGCTGAGTGCGGCGGTGGCGTCGTCGGTGCGCCAGTGCGCCGGGTGTTCGCCGTCGCCCTCGGTGACGCAGGGGACCCTGGAAACATCGCCGGGTGGAGGAACTGGCGGTCGCCGTCCAGGACTCCATCAGTGATCCGGACGGCTCCGGTGGTGACGCCGGCCGGGCGCCGGCCGGACGCGTCGGCGTCGCACCGGGCCGTCAGCCACGTCCTGACCACCGTGCGACGTCGGCGGCCGGACGTCCTGGCCGGGAGTGCCGGTGCGGCGGCGCCACCGACCCGCGCCGACCTCGGTCGGGCCCTCCCGCGGACCGGACCGCCGGCTACGCCTCGCCCTCAACGCGCACACGGGCATGCGCACGTTGCGGGCCACGGCACCGGGCGCACGCATGGAGAGCGCGCGGAGTGCCCGTGAAGCGGCCGGACCGCGGGACTGATCGACTCAGCCGCCGCTCTTACGCCTGAACGACCGCTGGCTCGCAGCCGGGCCGTGCGCCGCACGCACCTTCGACGCATTCGGGTTGGCGGCGACGTCGGCCGCGTCCGCCTGCGCACCGCGCTTGCGTGCCAGGGCTTCACGGAACTTGCGCTTGAGGTCGTAGTTGCCGTCGTCGTCCGGCGCCAGAGGGGACGTCTCGGAGGCAGCCGGCTCCGAGCCTTCCGTGGGTGCGGGCTCTGCGGTCATGGTGACCTCCTGGGTTCGGGGGTGGGCCAGTACAGCTTGTCATGCCGGGCGCAGTGCGGGACGCCGGCACCATCGTCCTGCTCCGTTTCGGCGGGCAGCCCTCTCGCGGCCAAGGGCGTTCGCTTCATGGGGGGCGCAGGACGGGCTTCGGGCCGGGCCGAGGGTGGTCGGTCCCGAAGCCAGGAGATTCGCTGCCCGGGCAACGGTTCTCGGCCGTTGCGACGCACGAGGGCGACCTTGCGGGCCTCGCCGGCCTTTCGGAACGTGCCACCGGCGCCGCGGGCGGTGTCCTGTGCCAGGGATGCAAGTCAACAAGCCGGACGCCGTCCGGCTCGATGCTGACCCTTTAGAGGCTCATTTGGCTGGGTGGGCGGTCGACCGTGGCAGGGTTCGTTGAGCGGCTGGTGCCGGATGAGTTGTGGGAGCTGTTCCAGCGCGTGGTGCCGGAGGAACCCTCACGGCCCCAGGGCGGCGGCCGCCGGCACGGTGACCGCGACGTGCCGGTCGCGATCGTGTTCGTGGCTACGTCGGGCTGCACGTGGCAGCAGCTGCCGGCGGAGTCGTTCGGGCCTCGGACCGGATCCGCTCGGCGTTGGCGAAGTAGATGCCGGCCTCGACGCGCAGCACGATCACTCCGGGAATCCTGCGGCTCTCGCTGTGTCTGTCGAGTGCGGCGAAGTGTCCGTTCCCGGGCAGTTGCCCCAGTTCTCTCATGACCGGGCGTGAGGAGCGGTACAGGAGCGGAAGCAGGGAGACGCCGATGCCGATGAAGAGGCCAGGCAGCGTGTCGAAGACCGTCACCCCGAGCATCGCCGCGACCGCGGCCATGAAATCCGGCCGCGCGGCCGGCCGCGCCACTCCTTCACCGCCACCCACAGCAGCAGCACGGCGAGCGCCGGGTCGAGCGCGCTGGCCCGGCCGGCCGGCTGCCCCTGGTCGCTCGCGCCGGCGCCGCCGGAGACCAGCAGCACGATCGTGCCGACCAGGGCCAGGCCCAGGGCCCAGCCCAGGAGCAGCGCCGGCCCGTTGGAGCGTGCCCTGGGGGTGGCGGGCATCAGCACCACAGCGATGATCGGGAACGCGCTCAGCGCCACGGCGACGCCGTAGGACAGAATCTGACCGATCGCCTCACCCCCGGCCGCCTCCCTCACGCCGGTTCGATCTCGCCCGGCCGCCAGCTCTTGTCGAACCAGCCGTCGAGCGGACCGTAGAGCCGCAGCATCACGAAGAATCCCTTGCCGGGTACGGTCTGGACCCAGTTCGCCTCCTGGCCCTCCGGCGCGGTGGGACCGAAGTGGATGGCCGTGTCGCCGTTGCCCTCGGCCCGGACACCTTCCGACTGGCTGTTGACGCTCGGGTAGGGGTGGTCCGTGCGCAGCAGCGACCGGGTCTGGGGGTCGTAGGCGTTGACGGCCCAGAAGTTCTTCACCGGGATGCCGCTCGGCAGAGTGAGCGTGTAGTGCCGTCCGCCGTCGAGCCACTCGCCCGTGGAGTCCTCCGCCGTGTAGGCGTACTGCGATCCGGTGCCGACGGGCGCCGTCACCATCGCCGGTGAGGAGGCGGTCGCGAAGTAGTAGAACACCGCCCGGGAGTCCAGCAGGCGGGCGCCCTCCGCCGACAGGAACTCGTAGCTGCGGGTGGGGAACGGGGTCTTCCACGACCTGTCGGGGTAGTGGAAGAAGTCCGGGTCACGTGGCTTGAAGGCCAGTGTCCGTACGATGCCCGAGGCGATCCTGGCGGCGGTGTCGAGGATCGAGCGCATACGGTCGTCCGGCTGGAAGGGCTTGCCGCGCACGATGCCGAGGGCGGCGAGCTGCCCGGCTCGCTCGGGGTCGAGCGACTCGGCCGGCTCGGCCTGGACGATGGTGTCGATCTCCTCGAAGAAGGAGAAGTCGTTGGCGTGGACCGTGTTGAAGTCCGATTCCGCCCAGTTGACGAAGCGCTGCTCGGGCCGGTCCGCCGCGGCCGAGAGGGGGTAGATCCGTGCCGTGAGCAGGCTCTCCGTGCCCCCCAGTGCGCGCAGCAGCACCCAGGAGCCGTACGTCGCCGGCCGCACGACGAAGTAGCCGTCGGGAACGTCACCTTCGTGGCCCGGAGGCAGGAAGAGGTACCTGCCTCCTTCTCCCTTGTCGGGACCGGCGATACCCATGTCGGTGACGTAGCGCTGCCACATGTCGTCGACGACGCACAGCGAGTTCCCCGGCGCCTCGATCACGGTGGGACCGTCCTCGTCGAGCGCCAGGAAGGTCATCCCGTAGGTGGTCTCCGTGTTGCCCGTGAGCACCACCGGCGCCGAGGTGCATCGCGGGGCCGTGTAGCCGATCGTGCGGGAGTCGACGCCGATGCTCCGCAATCCGCGTCGCATCGCCACCATGGAGGCGCCGGGCACGCAGTTGAGGAACGCCTCGATCCCGCGCAGCAGATCCAGCGTGTCGTAGCTACGTGTGACCGCGTCGGGCAAGGGCATGCCGTCGAAGAAGTCCAACGCTCCGAAGACCGTCTCCAGCCGGTCCGGGCAGACGATCGACGCGAGGGTCTCGGGTGATGTGCCCGGGCTCGGGGCGTCACTGATGTGGGGCACTGGGTTCCTCCTGAGTGGGGCTTTACTTGAGAACCACGTTCCAGTCGTCCTTCACACCGACCGTCGTCCAGCCGGACCTCTCGGCCGTCGCGCGTGCCCGCTCCGCGCAGTCGGTGCAGGCGTACTCCCGGACGACGTCGTCGTGGACGACGAGCAGGGCGAACCGCGCGGACCGGAGCAGTTCGACGTCCACGTCGTCGTTGCCGGCCGCGAAGGCCGGCAGCCGGCCGGTGCGGGCGAGGACGTCCTCCGGTTTGCCGGGCCCGAGCGCGACCGGGCCGTGCGGGGTCGCCCGGCGGACCGGCGCGCCGTCCCGGTGGGCGAACTCCGGGGCCGGGCCGATGACGTTCTCCCTGGGCAGGCCCCAGGTGTCCTCGCAGATCACCCGCATGAAGTCGCGCCCGCCGCCCGAGCAGACGAACAGCCGCCAGCCGTACGCCCTGAGGCAGTCGAACAGCTCCAGCACCGGCTGGTGGACGAGACCGGAGTACGGCACGCCGGAGCGCTCGTGGCGCCAGGACTCCAGGTACCGGGCAGCCTCGGCCTCGTACCGGGCGAGCGTGGTGCCTTCCCAGGCCGATCCGATGGCCTCCACCATCGACGCCACCGCGTCGGGGTCCTGTTCGTTCAGCGCGCGGAAGTACGACTCGTCCCGGTCGACGATCGCCCGGTAGGGCCGCTCGCGGGCCGGCGACGGGTCCGCCTCCAGCCGCGCGGCCAGTTTCCCGAGGACGAACGCCCTCTGCACCGGCGTGGGCTTCTCGACCCACAGGGTTCCGTCGTTGCCGAGCACGGCGACCCGGTCCATCGGCGCGACGAAGCCCGGCGAGCCTTCCACCGCCGCGGACGTCACGAAGTCGACGCTCGCCCGCGTCGCGGCACCGTCGTTCCAACTCCCCAGCGAGGTCGTGCCCATGCGCCTCACCGTCCGGACCGTCGTTCCTCCGGAGCGCTGCCGGGCGAGGTCAATCCACCGCCTCGATCTCGCCCGGCCGCCAGGTCTTGTCGAAGAACGGCTGCAGTGGGCTGTAGAGCCGCAGGACCACGAACCATCCCCGGCCCGGCGTGGTCTGGATCCAGTTGCCCTCCGGCACGCCGTCGGGCCGGTCGGGCCCGAAGTGCACCGTGGTCGTGCCGTCCGCGTCGGGGACCGCTGCCGGGGTGGGATAGGCCTGGCTGCCGGCCCGTGGGAACCGTTGTGGGGTGTCGAGCATCGACCGCGTCTGGTTGTCGTAGACGGTGACCGACCAGAACCTCGCGGCGGGGATGTCCGGCGGAAGTACCAGTCGGTAGTACCTGCCGCCGTCGAGGGCCCGGCCCTCCTGATCCGCCAGGGAGAACACGTACTGCGAGCCGACGCCGGGCAGCGGCGCCGTGAACGCCGGGCTGATGCCCACGCCCAGGTACCACCACCAGGACCGCAGGTTGAGTTTCCGGGCGCCGTCGTTCGGGCGGGGCTCGACGCCCCTGTCGGTGATGTCCGCGGGCGGGGCCAGGAACTCGTGGCCGGACACGAGCAGGCCGTTGAGCCACCGGGAGGAGGCACCGTAGTAGTGCACCCCCTCGGCCGGACGCGGACGGCAGGCGAGGGTGCGGGCCGTGGCGTTGCCGACCGCGGCTGCCTCGGTGAGGATCTCCCGCATCCGCGCGTCCGGCTCGAAGGGCCTGCCCTTGACAATGCCGACCGCGGCCAGAGCACCGGCGATCTCGGGGTCGAGCGCCTCGGCCGGCTGGTCGTGCACGAGCTCGCTCGCGAGGTCGAAGTACGTCGCGTCCCCGGGCGGGACCGTGTTCACGGGAAGCCCTGAGCCCTCGACGAAGCGCGGCGGGTCGGGCCTGTGCAGGGCGGCGGTCCAGGTCTGAGCGGTCCACGGCAGCGGCGGGGCCGTGCCGCCGGTGACGATCTCCCCGATGCTGGTCCCGTAGAACCCGGGGACGTAGCGGTAGAGACGCAGTCCCTCCTTGACCCGCTCGACCGCCGGCTTCGGGTCATCGCCCTCCAGGAAGGCCCGACCGCCCAGGATGAGCCGCGTGGTGCGGGTCCGGAGCGTGAAGAACCCGCCCTCGGGAACAGGGCCCTCATGTCCGGGTGGCACGAAGAGGTACTTGCCGCCTGCTCCGCGATCCGGACCGGCCATGCCGGGGTCCGCGACCCAGCGGAACCACATGTCGTTGAGGAAACAGAGGGCCAGGGGCGGCACTTCCACCACCAGCGGGCCCTCGGTCAGGTCGAGGAAGGTCAGGAAGTAGACGGTGTCCGCGTTCCCGGTGAGCACGAGCGTCTTGGGATCCATGAACTCCGAGAAGAGCAGAACGTCGTGGTCCTGGATTCCGGCCTCCAGGAATCCCCGGCGGGCCGCCCACAGGCTGACGCCGGAATACGCGTCGAGGAACGCGCTGACCGCGCGCACGTGGCCCACATGGTCGTATACCCGGTTCGCGGTCTCCTCGGTGGGCACACCCAGCGGGAATTCCAGAGTGCCCAGGTGGGTCTCGACCCGCTCGGGAGTCGAGATCGACTCCATGGCCCGGGGTGAGATCTGTGCGGTGCGCTGCAAGGGGTCGCTCCGTTCTCGGGAAGAGGCCGCCCTGTCGACCATGTGCCTCACCTACCGCAGACCACCACCGCACCTGGGCCATCGGAGGGTCTTCGAGTGGAGGGTGCGTGGTTCGGTTCACGGCGGGGCACGGCTGAACGACGCCGGGCAAGACCGTCACCGTGCCGTTCCTCGCCCCGGGCCGACGGGTCCCGTTCCCGGCCGCCACGTGGTCCTCACCGGGCCGGCTGCGCCTTGATCGTCAGACTCACCGTGACCAGCGTGATCGACGCGGTGGGGAGACCGCACCGGGCGAGGGCCACGGTGCCCACCAGCTTGGGCAACGCCTTCCGCGCCGGCCGGAGCGCGAGAACCCCGTGGACGGAAACCAACGGCTTGGTCCGCTGAGACGCAGCCGCATCCTGGCCGGAGGCCCTGGCGGCGCCGGGCCGGGTCACTCCCTCGCGGCCCGGAGGTCGGCAACGCCGGGACGCGGCCGCGCCCGATGCTGACTGTCTGCTGACCTCAGCCCGGCAATCACGCCTCTGACCTGCGGGAACGGCAAATCGTCAGATCTTGGACTTGAACATCACGCGAAGCACGAGGAAACTCCCGCCTTCTCCGCTCCCTGTCGGCTTCTTCCAGGTCGAGGGCGATCTCAGGAGCGTACAGCGATTCGCATGTCCGGTCAGCTGTCCCCACGTGTTCCGGGGCCCGTACTGTCCCGTTGCCGACTTTGGTGACGTGCCACCGGGCGGGCCGCGCCTGCCGCGGGCCGAGGAACCGGCGTCGAGTGGCTTCGAGGCGCCCCTGGGTGGGGATTTCGGGCATCTCGCTGATTTTCATGTATCAGCCCAGTTCAGGGCACCCACGCGCACGGCGGGAGAGTCCTCACTTCGTCTGGACCTATTGTGTCTGGACCTCTTGCCCCGCCCATGATCTGCGGGCTACGTTTCCCGCTGTTCGGAGTCCTTCACGTTTCCCTCAATTCCCTTGACGGGCAAGGCCGGAAGGAGCATGTCCGCATGCAGGACCGGAGTCTGTCCAGACGAACCGTTCTCGCCTCCGCGACCGTGGTCGTCGCGAGCGCGACGGGCGTGGTGGGCGTGACGGCCACCCCCGCGGTCGCGCACAAACGCGACAACCGCCTCAAGCAGATCATCTCCAGGATGAGCATCGAGGCGAAGATCGGCCAGCTGTTCGTGCCGTACTTCTACGGTGCGTCGGCGACTTCTCCCAGCCGGTTCGACCAGGAACGCAACCTCAGGGAACTCGGCGTCCGCACGGTGGCCGAGCTCATCGCCAAGTACCACATCGGCGGTGTCATCTACTTCCACGGCTGGACCAACAACATCCAGGATCCCCGCCAGATCGCGGAGTTGACGAACGGTGTGCAGCGGGCCTCGCTCGCCCTGCCCACCCCTGTCCCGGCCCTGATCTCCATCGACCAGGAGCACGGGGTCAACGTCCGCATCGGCAGCGGCGCCACCCAGCTGCCGGGCGCGATGGCGCTCGGCGCGGGCCGCTCGCTCTCCGACGCGCGCACCGCCGGACGGATATCGGGCACCGAACTCGCCGCCCTGGGCATCCATCAGAACTTCGCCCCGGTCGCCGACGTCAACGTCAATCCGGCCAACCCCATCATCAACGTCCGCTCCTTCGGCGCCGACGCCCGCGAGGTCGGCCGCATGGTGGCGGCCCAGGTGACGGGCTATCAGCAAGCCGGCGTCGCGGCCTGCGCCAAGCACTTCCCGGGCCACGGGGACACCGGGCAGGACAGCCACACCGACCTGCCCGCGATCACCCACACCCGCGAGGAGTGGGAGCGCATCGACGCCCCGCCCTTCAGGGCCGCCATCGCCGCCGGCGTCGACTCGATCATGACCGCGCACCTCCAGGTCCCCGCGCTCGACCCCAGCAACGAACCGGCCACCCTGTCGCCCACGATCCTCCAGGGCGTGCTGCGCGACGAACTCGGCTTCGACGGCGTGATCGTCACCGACGCCCTCAACATGCACGGCGTGCGCACCAAGTACGGCGACGACCGCGTGCCCGTCCTCGCCCTCAAGGCCGGCGCCGACCAACTGCTGTTCCCGCCGGACATCTCCGTCGCCTACAACGGCGTCCTGGCCGCCGTCCGCAGCGGAGAGATCACCGAGGACCGGCTCGACGAGTCGGTCCTGCGCATCCTGCGGGTCAAGGACAAGGTCGGCCTGCTCGGCGGCAGCCCCTACGTGTCCCCGAAGGAGGTCGACCGGGTCGTCGGCGCCCGCGGGCACCGGCTCGCCGCCGCCCGGATCGCCGAGCGCACCACCACCCTGCTGGTCAACGAGGGCAAGGCGCTCCCGCTGCGCAGCAGGCAGCGGAAGCTGCTCGTGGTCGGCGCCAGCCCGGCCTTCCCGACCGACGACACCCGCACCACGGTGCCCGAGCTGGCCAGGGCGTTCGACGAACTGGGCTACCGCACCACCCACCTCGCCACCGGCCGGGCGCCCGACGCCGCGAAGGTCGACGAGGCCGTGGCCGCCGCCCGGGGACGGGACGCGGTGGTGGTCACCACCGACAACGTCGACGCCACCAGCGCCCAGCGCACCCTGGTGTCCCGGCTGCTCGCGACGGGCGTCCCCGTCGTCCACCTCGCGGTGCGCAACCCCTACGACATCGCCCACCTCGGCGGCGTCCCCGCCTCACTGGTCTCCTACTGCTGGACCGAGGTCGAACTGCGCGCCGCCGCACGGGTGATCGCCGGCCGGGTCGAGCCGCGCGGCAGGCTGCCCGTGCCCGTCCAGCGGGCCGACGACCCGGCCGAGGTCCTCTTCCGCTCCGGGCACGGCCTGTCGTACGCCGACTGACGTCCGCGCCCTCGCACGGCTTTCCGCCCCGGTGCCGGCGACGCACCGCCCCCGGCCGTCCCGGCCCCGCCTCACGCCGCGTCGGGTACGACCACGACCGGGCAGCCGGAGTGGTGCAGGACGGTGTGGGCGACCCGTCCGAGGCGGGGGCCGGAACGGCCGGGGCGACGTCGGCCGACGACCAGGAGGCCGGCCTCCTCCGAGGCGGCGAGAAGCACCCTGCGGGCAGGGCCCTCCACGGTGCGCCGGCGCAGTTCCACGTCCGCCGGGGCGTCGGAGAGGGCGGCCTCCAGTTCCTTGGCGGCCCGTTCCTCGTGCGGCCGCTCGGGCTCCCCGGTGAGCAGGGGGTGGCTGATCGACTCGTGCGCGGGGCACCGCCAGGCCCGTACCGCCTCCAACGGGACGCCGCGCCGCCGTGCCTCCTCGTAGGCGAAGCGCAGCGCCGCCGTCGGCGCGTCGGCCACACCGACGACGATGCGGTCGTGACGTCCGCCGGTGGCCCGGTTGTCGTGGCTGCCTCGGATCACGACGACCGGGCAGTGGGCGTGGGTGGCCACGGCCAGGCTGACGGAGCCCAGCAACGCGCCGGCGAGTCCGCTGCGCCCGCGGGTACCGACGACCAGGGCGGAGGCGTTGCGGCTCTCGCGCACCAGGACGTACTCGGGTTCCTCGGGCACGACCGCGGTGGTGACGGACAGGCCGGCATGGTGGCGCCGGGCACGCCGGACGGCGGCGGCGAGGATGTCCTCGGGGGTCACGTGCCCGGAGGACTGGCCGAGTTCCGGCGCGAGCGCGGTGCCCTCGTACCGTTCCCACAGGGAGGCGAACACCACGCGCAGGGGCACGTCGCGCAGGGCGGCCTCGTCGGCCGCCCAGTCGACGGCCCGCAGGCTGGAATCGGACCCGTCGACTCCGACGACCAGGGGCAGGTGCAGGTGCAGGGACATCTTTCTCAGCCTTCCGCGCCGAGGTCGAAGACGATGCGGGCCTTGACCTGACCGCGCAGGACCTCGTCGATGGATTCGTTGACGGCGGTGAGCGGGCGGGTCTCCCGGATGACCTCGGTCCGGCCGGCCGCGTGGAGTCGGAAGACCTCGGCGAGGTCCTGGCGGGTGCCGACGATGGAGCCGATCACCGAGGTGCCGCCCAGCACGGTGTCGAAGATGGGGACCTGGATGGTGCCGTGGGCGGGCAGGGCGACCATGACGAGTTTCCCGCCACGCCGCAGGCCGGAGTTGACGGCTTCGAAGGCGGCGGGGTTCACGGCGAGGGCAAGGGCGGCATGGGCGCCTCCGTGCCGTTTCAGCTCCGCGCCGACGTCCTGGGTGCGGGCGTCGATGAGGATGTCCGCGCCCAGTTCCCGGGCGAGTTCGAGCTTGTCGTCGGTGACGTCGATGGCGGCGACGGTGGCGCCGGCGATCTTCGCGTACTGCACCGCCAGGTGGCCGAGTCCGCCCACACCGGAGACGGCGACGAGCTGGGCGGGCCGGACACCGGCGACCTTGAGAGCCTTGTACGTGGTGACGCCCGCGCAGGTCAGCGGGGCGGCGTCGACGGCGCTGACGCCCTCGGGCACGGGCTGGGCGAAGTCGGCCCGGACCAGCATCTTCTCGGCGTAGCTGCCGTCGCAGCCGTAGCCGGTGTTGACCTGGCTCTCGCAGAGCGTTTCCCAGCCGGACAGGCAGTGCTCGCACCGCCCGCACGCACTGCCGAGCCACGGCACGGCGACCCGTTGGCCGACGGCGAGGTGGGCGACGCCTTCTCCGAGTTTCTCGACGAGGCCGACGCCCTCGTGGCCGGGCACGAACGGCGGGGTGGGCTTGACGGGCCAGTCGCCGTGCGCGGCGTGGATGTCGGTGTGGCACAGCCCGGACGCCTCGACGCGGACCCGGACCTGCCCGGGGCCGGGCTCGGGGTCGGGTCGCTCCTCGATGACCAGGGGTTTGCCGAATTCCCGTACGACCGCTGCCTTCATGCTGTCCTCGTTTCCCTTCCGGGGTGAGCGCGTCAGTCGTGTGCGACGACGACGAGGAGGGTGGCGTCGCGGGAGCCGCGGATCCCTGCGGTGATCGTGCGCGCCATGGTGGCCTCCTGTATCGGGGGGTCTGACTTCAGCCTCTCGTCCGGCACGTTCCCGGGACAGGGGCCGCTGGTCCCCGGCGGGGACCGACCGGCCCTGTGCACATTCAGTGGGCCGGCAGACCGCGTTCCCGGAACTGCCCGCGGACCCGGTCCACCAGTGTCACGTCGGGGACCGGCGTGTTCCGCAGGGGGAAGGGAACGCCCAACGCGTCGTACTTGTGGGCGCCGAGCTTGTGGAACGGCAGGATGTCGACCCGCTCGACACTGCCGAGGCCCGCGAGGAAGGCGGCGAGCCCATCGATCGCCTCCGGGGCGTCGGTCCAGCCGGGCACCAGTACGTACCTGATCCACATGCGTTTGCCCAGCCGGTCGAGACGGGTGGCGAAGTCGAGGGTGGGGGCGAGTTCGCCGCAGGTCAGCTTCCGGTACGTCGTGGCGTCGAAGGACTTGATGTCCAGCAGCACCAGGTCGGTGTCGGCGAGGAGTCCGTCCGTGGCGCGGGCGCCGAGAAAGCCGGAGGTGTCGAGGGCGGTGTGCAGACCGAGTTCCTTGCAGCGGCGGAAGACCGCGGCCGTGAACGCCGGCTGCAGGAGGGCCTCGCCGCCGGTGAGGGTCACTCCCCCGCCGGCGGTGGTGATGAAGGCCCGGTACTTCTCGATCTCGGCCATCACCTCGTCGACGGTGGCCGGTTTCCCGTCCCTCATGTGCCAGGTGTCCGGGTTGGCGCAGTACAGGCAGCGCAGGGGACAGCCGCTGACGAAGAGGACGAACCGGGTCCCGGGACCGTCCACACCGGTGGACAGGTCCCAGGAGTGGATCCGGCCGGTGACCGCGCCGTTCGCGGTGCCGGTCGCAATGTCGGTCGCAATGCCGTTCGCGATGCCGTTCACAGCGATCCGTGGAAGGTGCGGCTGATCACGTCGAGCTGCTGCTCCCGGGTCAGACGGACGAAGTTGACGGCGTATCCGGAGACCCGGACCGTCAGCTCCGGGTACTTCTCCGGGTGCTCCATGGCGTCCTCCAGGGTCGCCCGGTCCAGGACGTTGACGTTCATGTGGAAACCGCCGGAGGCCGTGTACGCGTCCAGGATGCCGACCAGGTGACCGGCGCGTTCCCCGGGGACGTGCCCCAGTCCCTCCGGGGTGATCGTGGTGGTCAGGGAGATGCCGTCCCGTGCCGCCTCGTACGGCAGCTTGGCCACCGACAGGGCCGAGGCGGCCACCCCGTGCCGGTCGCGGCCGTTCATCGGGTTGGCGCCGGGGGCGAAGGGCTGTCCGGCACGGCGGCCGTCGGGGGTGTTGCCGGTGTGCCTGCCGTAGACGACGTTGGAGGTGATGGTCAGCACGGACTGGGTGTGCTCGGCGTCGCGGTAGGTGGGGTGCCGGCGCACCTTCGCCATGAAGGACTCCACCAGGTCGACGGCGAGCGCGTCGACGCGGTCGTCGTTGTTGCCGTACGCCGGGAACTCGCCCTCGGTGTGGAAGTCCACGGCCAGTCCGGTCGCGTCGCGGAACACCCTGACCCGGGCGTGCTTGACGGCGGACAGGCTGTCCACGGCGACGGACAGACCGGCGATGCCGCAGGCCATGAAGCGGTGCACGGGGTGGTCGTGCAGGGCCATCTCGATGCGCTCGTAGGCGTACTTGTCATGCATGTAGTGGATGACGTTGAGCGCTTCCACGTACGTCCGGGCGAGCCAGTCCAGGACCCGGTCGTACGCGGCCGACAGCTCGTCGTAGTCGAGGTACTCGCCGGTCAGCGGCGGCGTCTCGGGGGTGATCTGGTCGCCGGTCATCTCGTCACGGCCGCCGTTGACCGCGTAGAGCAGGGCCTTGGCGAGGTTGACGCGGGCACCGAAGAACTGCATCTGCTTGCCGACCGCCATCGCGGAGACGCAGCAGGCGATGGCGGTGTCGTCGCCGGTGCGCGGGCGCATCAGGTCGTCGGACTCGTACTGGACGGCGCTGGTGTCGATGGACACCTGGGCGCAGAACTCCTTGAAGCCGTCCGGGAGCCGGGGCGACCACAGCACGGTCAGGTTGGGCTCGGGGGCCGGGCCGAGGTTGTAGAGGGTCTGCAGGAAGCGGAAGGAGGTGCGGGTGACCAGCGGTCGGCCGTCGGTGCCGATGCCGCCGATGGATTCCGTCACCCAGGTCGGGTCGCCGGAGAACAGGGTGTCGTACTCGGGGGTGCGCAGGAACCGCACGATGCGGAGCTTGATGACGAAGTCGTCGATCAGTTCCTGGGCACGGGTCTCGTCGAGGAGCCCTTCGTCCAGGTCCCGTTGGAGGTAGACGTCCAGGAAGGTGGAGGTGCGGCCCAGGGACATCGCGGCGCCGTTCTGCTCCTTCACCGCGGCGAGGAAGCCGAGGTAGAGCCACTGGACCGCCTCGTGCGCGGTGGTCGCGGGCCGGGTGACGTCGCAGCCGTAGGCCGCCGCCATGCGGGTCAGCTCGCCCAGCGCCCGGATCTGCTCGGCCAGTTCCTCGCGGTCGCGGATGACGTCCGCGGTGGACGGCCGGGCGTCCAGCAGGGCGCGTTCGGCGCGCTTGGCCTCCACCAGCCGGTCGGTGCCGTAGAGCGCGACGCGCCGGTAGTCGCCGATGATGCGTCCGCGCCCGTAGGCGTCCGGCAGGCCGGTGATGATGCCGACCCTGCGGGCGGCCCGCATCGCCGGGGTGTAGGCGTCGAAGACTCCGTCGT contains these protein-coding regions:
- a CDS encoding universal stress protein; this encodes MSLHLHLPLVVGVDGSDSSLRAVDWAADEAALRDVPLRVVFASLWERYEGTALAPELGQSSGHVTPEDILAAAVRRARRHHAGLSVTTAVVPEEPEYVLVRESRNASALVVGTRGRSGLAGALLGSVSLAVATHAHCPVVVIRGSHDNRATGGRHDRIVVGVADAPTAALRFAYEEARRRGVPLEAVRAWRCPAHESISHPLLTGEPERPHEERAAKELEAALSDAPADVELRRRTVEGPARRVLLAASEEAGLLVVGRRRPGRSGPRLGRVAHTVLHHSGCPVVVVPDAA
- the pflB gene encoding formate C-acetyltransferase, which gives rise to MTATVTAGPRTADARRQFVGSGWRERVDVRDFIQANYTPYEGDASFLTGPTDRTRAVWEKVSALFPEERRKGVLDVDTATPSTITSHAPGFIDRDRELIVGLQTDAPLKRAIMPNGGLRMVENGLKAYGYEADPFVSKVFGTYRKTHNDGVFDAYTPAMRAARRVGIITGLPDAYGRGRIIGDYRRVALYGTDRLVEAKRAERALLDARPSTADVIRDREELAEQIRALGELTRMAAAYGCDVTRPATTAHEAVQWLYLGFLAAVKEQNGAAMSLGRTSTFLDVYLQRDLDEGLLDETRAQELIDDFVIKLRIVRFLRTPEYDTLFSGDPTWVTESIGGIGTDGRPLVTRTSFRFLQTLYNLGPAPEPNLTVLWSPRLPDGFKEFCAQVSIDTSAVQYESDDLMRPRTGDDTAIACCVSAMAVGKQMQFFGARVNLAKALLYAVNGGRDEMTGDQITPETPPLTGEYLDYDELSAAYDRVLDWLARTYVEALNVIHYMHDKYAYERIEMALHDHPVHRFMACGIAGLSVAVDSLSAVKHARVRVFRDATGLAVDFHTEGEFPAYGNNDDRVDALAVDLVESFMAKVRRHPTYRDAEHTQSVLTITSNVVYGRHTGNTPDGRRAGQPFAPGANPMNGRDRHGVAASALSVAKLPYEAARDGISLTTTITPEGLGHVPGERAGHLVGILDAYTASGGFHMNVNVLDRATLEDAMEHPEKYPELTVRVSGYAVNFVRLTREQQLDVISRTFHGSL
- a CDS encoding zinc-dependent alcohol dehydrogenase, with product MKAAVVREFGKPLVIEERPDPEPGPGQVRVRVEASGLCHTDIHAAHGDWPVKPTPPFVPGHEGVGLVEKLGEGVAHLAVGQRVAVPWLGSACGRCEHCLSGWETLCESQVNTGYGCDGSYAEKMLVRADFAQPVPEGVSAVDAAPLTCAGVTTYKALKVAGVRPAQLVAVSGVGGLGHLAVQYAKIAGATVAAIDVTDDKLELARELGADILIDARTQDVGAELKRHGGAHAALALAVNPAAFEAVNSGLRRGGKLVMVALPAHGTIQVPIFDTVLGGTSVIGSIVGTRQDLAEVFRLHAAGRTEVIRETRPLTAVNESIDEVLRGQVKARIVFDLGAEG
- the pflA gene encoding pyruvate formate-lyase-activating protein — its product is MANGIATDIATGTANGAVTGRIHSWDLSTGVDGPGTRFVLFVSGCPLRCLYCANPDTWHMRDGKPATVDEVMAEIEKYRAFITTAGGGVTLTGGEALLQPAFTAAVFRRCKELGLHTALDTSGFLGARATDGLLADTDLVLLDIKSFDATTYRKLTCGELAPTLDFATRLDRLGKRMWIRYVLVPGWTDAPEAIDGLAAFLAGLGSVERVDILPFHKLGAHKYDALGVPFPLRNTPVPDVTLVDRVRGQFRERGLPAH